One stretch of Juglans microcarpa x Juglans regia isolate MS1-56 chromosome 3D, Jm3101_v1.0, whole genome shotgun sequence DNA includes these proteins:
- the LOC121256223 gene encoding binding partner of ACD11 1 isoform X3, translated as MSVPADHTDQGIATVPQSAMTPNWIINVSDIITVEVSNISPAVSEREIREFFSFSGDIQCVEMQRETDGTQLAYVTFKDSQGADTAVLLSDKRPIATGSAVQKAEDVVSTMLAKGFVLGKDAISKAKAFDEQHHLTSNASATVASIDRKMGLSEKLSIGTAIVNEKVREMDERFHVSEKTKSAFSTAELKAISAGSAIMSNHYVLTGASWVSNAYNAVAMAADDVTMMTKEKVGKAEEEKREIIYRERTGIINHFAHLHLDESSALEPPIVPVSSADDSKLEII; from the exons ATGTCG GTCCCGGCAGACCATACTGATCAAGGGATTGCAACAGTTCCCCAGTCAGCTATGACACCAAACTGGATAATCAACGTTTCAGAT ATAATAACAGTTGAGGTCAGCAACATTTCACCAGCTGTTTCTGAGAGAGAAATCAGagaattcttttcattttctggtGATATTCAATGTGTTGAAATGCAAAG GGAAACTGATGGGACCCAGCTTGCTTATGTTACATTCAAGGATTCACAGGGAGCAGATACAGCAGTACTACTGTCG GACAAAAGGCCAATTGCCACCGGTTCAGCTGTTCAGAAGGCTGAAGATGTGGTGAGCACCATGCTTGCCAAGGGTTTTGTCTTGGGAAAGGATGCCATTAGCAAGGCTAAAGCCTTTGACGAACAGCATCACTTGACATCAAATGCATCTGCCACAGTTGCTTCCATTGATCGTAAAATGGGCCTGAGTGAGAAGCTAAGCATTGGAACAGCTATAGTCAATGAAAAGGTGAGAGAGATGGATGAGCGGTTCCACGTATCTGAGAAGACCAAGTCTGCCTTTTCTACTGCTGAACTGAAGGCAATCAGTGCAGGATCTGCAATTATGAGCAATCATTATGTATTAACCGGAGCTTCATGGGTTTCAAATGCATATAATGCCGTTGCAATGGCAGCTGATGATGTGACCATGATGACCAAGGAAAAGGTTGGAAAGGCCgaggaggaaaaaagagagatcaTTTACAGGGAAAGGACAGGGATCATCAATCACTTTGCACATCTCCACCTTGATGAGTCTTCTGCGCTGGAGCCTCCAATAGTTCCAGTCAGCTCAGCCGATGATAGCAAGCTTGAAATCATATGA
- the LOC121256223 gene encoding binding partner of ACD11 1 isoform X2, with amino-acid sequence MTPNWIINVSDIITVEVSNISPAVSEREIREFFSFSGDIQCVEMQRETDGTQLAYVTFKDSQGADTAVLLSGATIADLSVSITLVENYNLPPAAIPLRLDKRPIATGSAVQKAEDVVSTMLAKGFVLGKDAISKAKAFDEQHHLTSNASATVASIDRKMGLSEKLSIGTAIVNEKVREMDERFHVSEKTKSAFSTAELKAISAGSAIMSNHYVLTGASWVSNAYNAVAMAADDVTMMTKEKVGKAEEEKREIIYRERTGIINHFAHLHLDESSALEPPIVPVSSADDSKLEII; translated from the exons ATGACACCAAACTGGATAATCAACGTTTCAGAT ATAATAACAGTTGAGGTCAGCAACATTTCACCAGCTGTTTCTGAGAGAGAAATCAGagaattcttttcattttctggtGATATTCAATGTGTTGAAATGCAAAG GGAAACTGATGGGACCCAGCTTGCTTATGTTACATTCAAGGATTCACAGGGAGCAGATACAGCAGTACTACTGTCG GGAGCTACAATAGCTGATCTTTCTGTGTCTATTACACTTGTTGAGAATTATAATCTACCCCCTGCAGCTATACCACTGAGACTG GACAAAAGGCCAATTGCCACCGGTTCAGCTGTTCAGAAGGCTGAAGATGTGGTGAGCACCATGCTTGCCAAGGGTTTTGTCTTGGGAAAGGATGCCATTAGCAAGGCTAAAGCCTTTGACGAACAGCATCACTTGACATCAAATGCATCTGCCACAGTTGCTTCCATTGATCGTAAAATGGGCCTGAGTGAGAAGCTAAGCATTGGAACAGCTATAGTCAATGAAAAGGTGAGAGAGATGGATGAGCGGTTCCACGTATCTGAGAAGACCAAGTCTGCCTTTTCTACTGCTGAACTGAAGGCAATCAGTGCAGGATCTGCAATTATGAGCAATCATTATGTATTAACCGGAGCTTCATGGGTTTCAAATGCATATAATGCCGTTGCAATGGCAGCTGATGATGTGACCATGATGACCAAGGAAAAGGTTGGAAAGGCCgaggaggaaaaaagagagatcaTTTACAGGGAAAGGACAGGGATCATCAATCACTTTGCACATCTCCACCTTGATGAGTCTTCTGCGCTGGAGCCTCCAATAGTTCCAGTCAGCTCAGCCGATGATAGCAAGCTTGAAATCATATGA
- the LOC121256223 gene encoding binding partner of ACD11 1 isoform X1, which yields MSVPADHTDQGIATVPQSAMTPNWIINVSDIITVEVSNISPAVSEREIREFFSFSGDIQCVEMQRETDGTQLAYVTFKDSQGADTAVLLSGATIADLSVSITLVENYNLPPAAIPLRLDKRPIATGSAVQKAEDVVSTMLAKGFVLGKDAISKAKAFDEQHHLTSNASATVASIDRKMGLSEKLSIGTAIVNEKVREMDERFHVSEKTKSAFSTAELKAISAGSAIMSNHYVLTGASWVSNAYNAVAMAADDVTMMTKEKVGKAEEEKREIIYRERTGIINHFAHLHLDESSALEPPIVPVSSADDSKLEII from the exons ATGTCG GTCCCGGCAGACCATACTGATCAAGGGATTGCAACAGTTCCCCAGTCAGCTATGACACCAAACTGGATAATCAACGTTTCAGAT ATAATAACAGTTGAGGTCAGCAACATTTCACCAGCTGTTTCTGAGAGAGAAATCAGagaattcttttcattttctggtGATATTCAATGTGTTGAAATGCAAAG GGAAACTGATGGGACCCAGCTTGCTTATGTTACATTCAAGGATTCACAGGGAGCAGATACAGCAGTACTACTGTCG GGAGCTACAATAGCTGATCTTTCTGTGTCTATTACACTTGTTGAGAATTATAATCTACCCCCTGCAGCTATACCACTGAGACTG GACAAAAGGCCAATTGCCACCGGTTCAGCTGTTCAGAAGGCTGAAGATGTGGTGAGCACCATGCTTGCCAAGGGTTTTGTCTTGGGAAAGGATGCCATTAGCAAGGCTAAAGCCTTTGACGAACAGCATCACTTGACATCAAATGCATCTGCCACAGTTGCTTCCATTGATCGTAAAATGGGCCTGAGTGAGAAGCTAAGCATTGGAACAGCTATAGTCAATGAAAAGGTGAGAGAGATGGATGAGCGGTTCCACGTATCTGAGAAGACCAAGTCTGCCTTTTCTACTGCTGAACTGAAGGCAATCAGTGCAGGATCTGCAATTATGAGCAATCATTATGTATTAACCGGAGCTTCATGGGTTTCAAATGCATATAATGCCGTTGCAATGGCAGCTGATGATGTGACCATGATGACCAAGGAAAAGGTTGGAAAGGCCgaggaggaaaaaagagagatcaTTTACAGGGAAAGGACAGGGATCATCAATCACTTTGCACATCTCCACCTTGATGAGTCTTCTGCGCTGGAGCCTCCAATAGTTCCAGTCAGCTCAGCCGATGATAGCAAGCTTGAAATCATATGA
- the LOC121256223 gene encoding binding partner of ACD11 1 isoform X4 gives MQRETDGTQLAYVTFKDSQGADTAVLLSGATIADLSVSITLVENYNLPPAAIPLRLDKRPIATGSAVQKAEDVVSTMLAKGFVLGKDAISKAKAFDEQHHLTSNASATVASIDRKMGLSEKLSIGTAIVNEKVREMDERFHVSEKTKSAFSTAELKAISAGSAIMSNHYVLTGASWVSNAYNAVAMAADDVTMMTKEKVGKAEEEKREIIYRERTGIINHFAHLHLDESSALEPPIVPVSSADDSKLEII, from the exons ATGCAAAG GGAAACTGATGGGACCCAGCTTGCTTATGTTACATTCAAGGATTCACAGGGAGCAGATACAGCAGTACTACTGTCG GGAGCTACAATAGCTGATCTTTCTGTGTCTATTACACTTGTTGAGAATTATAATCTACCCCCTGCAGCTATACCACTGAGACTG GACAAAAGGCCAATTGCCACCGGTTCAGCTGTTCAGAAGGCTGAAGATGTGGTGAGCACCATGCTTGCCAAGGGTTTTGTCTTGGGAAAGGATGCCATTAGCAAGGCTAAAGCCTTTGACGAACAGCATCACTTGACATCAAATGCATCTGCCACAGTTGCTTCCATTGATCGTAAAATGGGCCTGAGTGAGAAGCTAAGCATTGGAACAGCTATAGTCAATGAAAAGGTGAGAGAGATGGATGAGCGGTTCCACGTATCTGAGAAGACCAAGTCTGCCTTTTCTACTGCTGAACTGAAGGCAATCAGTGCAGGATCTGCAATTATGAGCAATCATTATGTATTAACCGGAGCTTCATGGGTTTCAAATGCATATAATGCCGTTGCAATGGCAGCTGATGATGTGACCATGATGACCAAGGAAAAGGTTGGAAAGGCCgaggaggaaaaaagagagatcaTTTACAGGGAAAGGACAGGGATCATCAATCACTTTGCACATCTCCACCTTGATGAGTCTTCTGCGCTGGAGCCTCCAATAGTTCCAGTCAGCTCAGCCGATGATAGCAAGCTTGAAATCATATGA